Proteins from one Rosa chinensis cultivar Old Blush chromosome 7, RchiOBHm-V2, whole genome shotgun sequence genomic window:
- the LOC112177436 gene encoding ABC transporter C family member 10: MFHIYYNKEKILENEDIPQLREADRAQTLHSIYREQMQKREERYLSGDPSILSIIFLCQRKAILISGFFALLKVLTMTISPLFLKSFIKVVDGSAAFKYEVYALTAGLFVVKIVESLSERQWFFRTRLIGLQVRSLISAEVYQKQLRLSNAAKMTHSPGEIVNYVTVDAYRIGEFPFWFHQIWSTNLQLCLSLIIIYFAVGVATVAAISVLILTVVVSSPLAKLQHEYQTKFMIAQNKRLKAMTEALSNMKILKLYSWETNFKKVVEGFRAEELKWISEVLSQKGYCNALFWISPILAAAVTFWTCYFLGFTLSPTNVFTFLATLRILQEPIRLIPDVFGAFIEAKVSFSRIVKFLDAPELENRHTRKESCGKEVGHSIFIRASEISWDTNSAKATLRNINVVVNRGEKVAVCGEVGSGKSTLLAAILGEVPRITGIVQVYGTIAYVSQSAWIETGTIQDNILFGIPMDHVRYQETLEKCSLVKDLEILPFRDLTQIGERGVNLSGGQKQRIQLARALYQNADVYLLDDPFSAVDAHTATSLFNDYVMGALAEKTVLLVTHQVDFLPTFNSILLMSSGKISRAAPYEELLASRQEFQELVKAHNKTVGSQRQVEYASTRNRKSSAEEIENVRTDVQLIEFSGDQLIKKEERETGDSGFKPCIQYLKHDKGFLHFSLSGVFLFLFIAGQLLQNFWLALNLQDYSVSRVKLFTVYSVIFCIMAFFVLLRSFRIVDLGCGASESIFSTLLNSLFRAPMLFYDSTPLGRMLSRVSTDMNIIDLEVALKLAVAVGATLNTFSIFLVMIILTWPLVFLIVPTVYVTFCFQSYYFASSKELMRMNGTTKSALASHLSESIAGAVTIRAFGEEARFFSKNFEFIDANSSADFNSFSTNEWLIERLELLCAIVLSASALAITWIQSGASSSGFIGMTLSYGLSLNVFLVIFVQFQCMLANSIISVERVEQYMHIPSEAAEVIEDNRPAHNWPIVGKVEIHGLEVRYRPNSPLVLRGINCIIEGGYKIGIVGRTGSGKTTLISILFRVVEPTGGKVIVDGYDICTIGLHDLRSRFGIIPQDPTLFGGSVRFNLDPLAEHTDHEIWEVLEKCQLREVIGEEEGGLDSLVVQDGTNWSMGQRQLFCLGRALLKKSRILVLDEATASMDNATDSILQKTIRTEFADCTVITVAHRIPTVMDCTKVLALSDGKVVEYDEPMKLMNNEGSLFGQLVKEYWSRSANASMQSED; this comes from the exons atgtttcatatatactacaacaagGAAAAGATTCTTGAGAACGAAGATATTCCACAATTGCGAGAAGCCGATCGAGCACAAACGTTGCACTCAATATATAGGGAGCAAAtgcagaaaagagaagaaagataTTTGTCTGGTGACCCATCTATTCtgtctataatttttttatgcCAGAGGAAAGCTATTTTGATTTCAGGGTTCTTTGCACTTCTCAAGGTTCTAACAATGACTATCTCCCCACTGTTTCTCAAATCTTTCATCAAGGTTGTTGATGGCAGTGCAGCTTTTAAATATGAGGTTTATGCACTGACTGCTGGTCTGTTCGTTGTGAAAATCGTGGAGTCGCTGTCAGAGAGGCAATGGTTCTTTAGAACTAGACTTATTGGACTCCAGGTACGATCATTGATATCTGCAGAAGTTTATCAGAAGCAACTAAGACTCTCAAATGCTGCCAAGATGACTCATTCTCCCGGTGAGATAGTGAATTATGTAACAGTGGATGCTTACAGGATTGGTGAATTTCCATTCTGGTTTCATCAGATATGGTCCACAAACCTCCAGTTGTGTCTCTCATTGATTATTATTTACTTCGCTGTTGGGGTAGCAACAGTTGCAGCTATATCTGTTCTCATATTGACTGTGGTGGTAAGCTCTCCTTTGGCAAAGTTGCAGCACGAGTATCAAACAAAGTTCATGATTGCACAAAATAAGAGGTTGAAGGCCATGACGGAAGCACTATCAAATATGAAGATCTTGAAGCTTTATTCTTGGGAGACAAATTTCAAGAAGGTCGTGGAAGGGTTTAGAGCAGAAGAACTCAAATGGATATCTGAAGTATTGTCACAAAAGGGTTATTGTAATGCCTTATTTTGGATATCTCCTATTTTGGCAGCAGCTGTCACCTTTTGGACGTGCTACTTCCTTGGATTTACACTCTCTCCAACTAATGTTTTCACGTTTCTAGCAACTTTGCGTATTCTTCAGGAGCCAATAAGGCTAATCCCAGATGTTTTTGGAGCATTTATTGAAGCCAAGGTTTCCTTCTCTCGGATTGTGAAGTTTCTTGATGCACCAGAGTTGGAGAACAgacatacaaggaaagagagctgtGGCAAGGAGGTTGGGCATTCCATTTTCATTAGAGCTTCAGAAATATCATGGGATACTAATTCTGCAAAGGCCACATTGAGGAACATTAATGTAGTGGTTAATAGAGGAGAAAAAGTAGCTGTTTGTGGAGAGGTTGGCTCAGGAAAATCAACTCTTTTAGCTGCAATTCTTGGAGAAGTTCCACGCATCACTGGTATC GTTCAAGTATATGGCACGATAGCATATGTTTCTCAGTCCGCTTGGATCGAAACCGGAACTATACAAGATAATATTCTGTTTGGGATTCCCATGGATCATGTTAGATACCAAGAAACTCTTGAGAAGTGTTCGCTTGTAAAGGACCTTGAGATTCTTCCATTCCGAGATCTCACTCAGATAGGAGAAAGAGGTGTCAATCTAAGTGGTGGCCAGAAACAGCGCATTCAACTTGCACGTGCATTGTATCAAAATGCGGATGTCTACCTCTTGGACGATCCATTCAGTGCAGTTGATGCCCATACCGCCACAAGCCTATTCAAT GACTATGTGATGGGTGCTCTGGCAGAGAAGACAGTGTTGCTTGTGACACACCAAGTCGACTTCCTTCCAACTTTTAATTCAATATTG TTGATGTCTTCAGGGAAGATTTCAAGAGCAGCTCCTTACGAAGAGTTGCTGGCTTCTCGTCAAGAGTTCCAAGAACTTGTCAAGGCACACAATAAAACTGTTGGTTCCCAGAGGCAAGTTGAATATGCCTCCACTAGAAATCGTAAATCGTCTGCAGAGGAGATTGAGAATGTTAGAACTGATGTACAGCTAATAGAATTTTCGGGAGATCAATTGATTAAGAAAGAAGAGCGAGAAACAGGAGACTCTGGGTTCAAGCCATGCATTCAGTATTTGAAGCATGACAAGGGATTTTTGCACTTCTCCTTATCTGGTGTTTTCTTGTTTCTATTCATAGCTGGGCAGTTACTTCAGAACTTTTGGTTGGCTTTGAATCTTCAGGATTACAGTGTTTCGAGAGTCAAACTCTTCACAGTTTACTCTGTCATCTTCTGTATTATGGCATTCTTTGTGCTTCTTCGATCTTTTAGGATAGTCGATTTAGGATGTGGAGCATCAGAATCCATTTTCTCCACACTACTCAATTCCCTTTTCCGAGCACCAATGCTGTTTTATGATTCAACACCTTTGGGGAGGATGCTTAGTCGG GTATCTACTGATATGAATATCATCGACCTTGAAGTAGCATTAAAGTTAGCAGTAGCTGTTGGGGCAACTCTGAACACATTTAGCATATTTTTAGTCATGATTATTCTTACTTGGCCACTCGTGTTCCTGATTGTACCCAcagtttatgttactttttgcTTTCAG AGTTACTACTTTGCATCGTCAAAAGAGTTAATGCGAATGAATGGCACGACTAAATCTGCCCTTGCAAGCCACCTTTCGGAATCTATTGCTGGAGCAGTGACAATCAGAGCTTTTGGAGAGGAGGCGAGattcttctccaaaaactttgAATTCATTGATGCAAATTCTAGCGCTGACTTCAATAGCTTTTCAACAAACGAGTGGTTGATTGAACGTCTAGAATTGCTATGCGCTATTGTGCTCTCAGCCTCAGCACTTGCCATTACTTGGATTCAGTCTGGTGCTTCTTCCTCTG GATTTATTGGGATGACACTATCATATGGCCTTTCACTAAATGTATTCCTAGTAATTTTTGTACAATTTCAGTGCATGCTAGCAAATTCAATCATTTCTGTAGAAAGGGTAGAACAATACATGCACATTCCTAGCGAAGCCGCCGAAGTAATAGAAGACAACCGACCTGCACACAATTGGCCTATTGTTGGTAAAGTGGAAATACATGGCTTAGAG GTAAGATATAGGCCAAATTCTCCTTTGGTTCTTCGTGGGATAAATTGCATCATTGAAGGAGGCTACAAAATTGGAATTGTTGGCCGGACTGGAAGTGGAAAGACAACTCTTATCAGCATTTTGTTTCGTGTGGTAGAGCCTACAGGAGGAAAGGTCATTGTAGATGGCTATGACATTTGCACTATTGGCCTTCATGATTTAAGATCACGTTTTGGGATTATCCCTCAAGATCCGACATTGTTTGGCGGGTCTGTGAGATTCAACCTCGATCCCTTAGCAGAGCATACTGATCATGAAATATGGGAG GTTCTTGAGAAATGTCAGCTACGAGAGGTCATTGGAGAGGAAGAAGGGGGCCTAGATTCTTTAG TCGTGCAAGATGGAACAAACTGGAGCATGGGACAGCGACAACTATTCTGCTTGGGGCGTGCTTTATTGAAGAAAAGCCGAATACTAGTGCTTGATGAAGCCACAGCATCAATGGACAATGCAACAGACTCTATTCTCCAGAAAACTATAAGAACAGAATTTGCAGACTGCACTGTAATAACAGTGGCTCATAGGATACCCACAGTGATGGACTGCACTAAGGTGCTCGCTCTTAGTGATG GTAAAGTAGTAGAGTATGATGAGCCAATGAAGCTGATGAACAATGAGGGATCACTATTCGGGCAGCTTGTCAAGGAATACTGGTCTCGTTCTGCCAATGCTAGCATGCAGTCAGAAGATTGA
- the LOC121050605 gene encoding uncharacterized protein LOC121050605, which translates to MSNEPRLDFQILDSTGSDYHSWRTDVENHLTSKGILPIIQAPNAGLVFQRTPIKHAQAIILMRRHMDKALRLEYMSIKDARELWVALEERFDNIQDSLLPDLKIQWNNLRFSDFKSVAEYNSEALRLRAMLKFCEKPLTEEELIEKTLSTFPVAAIILSKQYRTEYNAGRLTKFNELINILSVDEKHDNILVKNYNSRPVGTKSVREANYNAPKKGRKERYPTNKGHVYPNKGHDGRMGPYNRPNKEGNRNFGAGTRGGKSTRGRGEYNNTMGRNTMGRGGRIIRRGSSSNNPPREYPQRAPQIKKVNHNDVCHRCGSIEHWFKQCQASTQLAASYKEYREMREQEAHLAEKDDGEDVILTIKDFKAGNEEHEDAADFD; encoded by the coding sequence atgtcgaatgaacctagactcgatttTCAAATCCTTGACTCAACTGGTTCGGATTACCATAGTTGGAGaaccgacgttgagaaccatctcacatcaaaagggatattgcccataatccaggcaccaaaCGCGGGCCTTGTGTTCCAACGAACACCCATAAAGCATGCACAAgcaattatcttgatgcgacgccatatggacaaagcactcagattggagtatatgtccaTCAAAGATGCAAGGGaactatgggtagcgctagaagagcgctttgataatatccaagattccctcctccctgacttgaagattcaatggaacaatttacgcttctccgacttcaagtctgttgctgaatacaattcagaagctcttcggctAAGAGCCATGCTGAAGTTCTGTGAAAAACCTCTCACAGAAGAAGAactgattgagaagactctctccaccttccccgtcgcagcaattatactatcaaagcaatatcgcactGAATATAATGCTGGACGACTTACTAAGTTCAATGAACTTATCAATATTTTGTCGGTAGAtgagaagcacgacaatatccttgtaaagaattataattcaaggcccgtaGGAACCAAAAGCGTtcgtgaggcgaattataatgcacccaagaaagggcgcaaggagcggtaccctactAATAAGGGGCATGTATACCCTAACAAGGGACATGACGGACGCATGGGTCCATACAACCGCCCCaataaggaaggaaaccgcaacttTGGAGCTGGCACACGTGGTGGCAaatccacacgtgggagaggagaaTATAACAACACCATGGGCCGTAACactatgggccgtggaggtcgcATAATACGCCGTGGTAGTAGCAGCAACAACCCGcctagggaatatccacaacgtgcacctcaaataAAGAAAGTCAACCACAATGACGTGTGTCATAGGTGTGGATCAATcgagcattggtttaagcaatgCCAAGCAAGTAcacaactagctgcaagctacaagGAGTACAGGGaaatgagggagcaagaagctcACCTTGCTGAAAAAGATGATGGTGAAGATGTAATTCTCACCATAAAAGACTTCAAAGCTGGAAATGAAGAGCacgaggatgccgcagactttgattaa